In Gopherus evgoodei ecotype Sinaloan lineage chromosome 21, rGopEvg1_v1.p, whole genome shotgun sequence, a single window of DNA contains:
- the LOC115638275 gene encoding olfactory receptor 12D1-like: protein MKNQTEVSEFVLLGLTNLPGLNHFLFPLFLLLYVTSLLGNGAIITTVVAEPQLHIPMYFFLGNLASLDICFSTVTVPKMLSGFLYEHQTISFAGCLAQLHFFHLLGTSEAVLLAVMAYDRYVAICNPLRYRLVMSPQTCLLLAAATWSTSFLHALTSTVMTSRLQFCGSNLVPHFFCDIKPLLSLACGSTHLNLTLLNIDAGVLGLSSFVFTLFSYIYIISFLLLKVHSRESRRKAFSTCASHFTVVSLFYMPVLSNYMVSSPGFPSERDMIPTLMYCIITPVLNPLIYTLRNKEMKTALKKFLNRKLFPK from the coding sequence ATGAAGAACCAGACAGAGGTGAGTGAGTTTGTCCTCCTGGGCCTGACCAATCTCCCAGGGCTGAATCActtcctcttccctctcttcctcctgctctaCGTAACCAGCCTGCTGGGTAATGGGGCCATCATAACCACGGTAGTGgccgaaccccagctccacatccccatgtacttcttcctcggCAACCTCGCCAGCCTGGACATCTGCTTTTCCACAGTTACTGTGCCCAAGATGCTGTCTGGTTTCCTGTATGAACACCAGACCATCTCCTTTGCCGgctgcctggcccagctccactTTTTCCACCTCCTTGGCACCAGTGAGGCCGTGCTGCTGGctgtcatggcctatgaccgctatGTTGCCATTTGCAACCCGTTGCGCTACAGGCTGGTCATGAGTCCACAGACCTGCCTGCTCTTGGCAGCGGCCACCTGGTCCACCAGCTTCCTGCACGCCCTTACATCCACAGTCATGACCTCCCGGCTACAATTCTGCGGCTCCAACCTTGTCCCCCACTTCTTCTGTGATATCAAGCCCCTGCTGAGCCTGGCCTGTGGCAGCACCCACCTCAACCTGACCCTGCTCAACATCGATGCTGGTGTCCTTGGTCTGAGTTCATTTGTCTTCACCCTCTTCTCCTACATCTACatcatctccttcctcctcctgaaaGTCCACTCACGGGAAAGTAGGAGaaaggccttctccacctgcgcATCCCACTTCACCGTGGTGTCTCTATTCTATATGCCAGTCCTCAGCAACTACATGGTTTCCTCACCGGGTTTCCCCTCTGAAAGAGACATGATACCCACCCTCATGTACTGCATCATCACCCCAGTTCTGAACCCCCTGATCTACACCCTGAGAAACAAGGAGATGAAAACAGCCCTAAAGAAATTCCTGAACAGAAAACTCTTCCCTAAATGA